Proteins from a genomic interval of Tenacibaculum sp. SZ-18:
- a CDS encoding NHLP leader peptide family RiPP precursor: MKSTKENQLFNQLVEKAWGDENFKNELIANPVDAIEKLTGKKLDLPEGKKIVVRDQTNESSVYINIPAKPNIEDLQLTEEQLEAVAGGADLGDLIDVIKDILTPTIPTFPTIL, encoded by the coding sequence ATGAAGTCTACAAAAGAAAATCAATTATTTAATCAATTAGTAGAAAAAGCTTGGGGAGACGAAAACTTCAAGAATGAGTTAATCGCAAATCCGGTAGATGCTATTGAAAAATTAACAGGTAAAAAGCTTGATTTACCAGAAGGAAAAAAGATTGTGGTAAGAGATCAAACAAATGAATCAAGCGTATATATAAATATACCTGCTAAGCCTAATATAGAAGATTTGCAATTAACTGAAGAACAGTTAGAAGCAGTTGCTGGTGGTGCTGATTTAGGAGATTTAATAGATGTAATAAAAGATATTCTTACTCCAACTATACCAACATTTCCTACAATATTGTAA
- a CDS encoding cupin domain-containing protein has protein sequence MKTDNNNFNFDKLIEPKKSADFISDFWENKFLYNKRKNKEYFKDIFSIQDFDSILEYGQPKGSNLRVVKNQEPLISSKYENNDGSLNLNQLYVCYADGYTIVVNEINKYCKPINNLVHNMRQELSHDVTANAYLTPVNQKALAPHYDTHDVFVLQISGKKHWNFYDDANYKTPLLNSFQPIFQEGQLSGKKEVTIEAGDLMYIPRGLPHEAYTTDESSLHLTIGIYPTQHVDLLSKAVQSLAQNDIDLRKALPVGFLNFTEVEKRKFIKEISSKFSDTLEKILVEGNLENTLFTVSDEFRNKVQPKSDGHFAQIDKIDSLTLESKLIKRDNMPTKVVDNGQYSRILFPGNVIKGPAQISSVFQFIAESDTFEVRDIPKVNDANKLKLAKRLIRGGLLKTV, from the coding sequence ATGAAAACAGATAACAACAACTTCAATTTTGATAAATTAATAGAACCAAAAAAATCAGCGGATTTTATATCAGATTTTTGGGAAAACAAATTTTTATATAATAAAAGGAAAAATAAAGAATATTTTAAAGATATATTCTCTATTCAAGATTTTGATTCGATTTTAGAGTATGGTCAACCCAAAGGAAGTAACTTAAGAGTGGTTAAAAACCAGGAGCCATTAATATCTTCCAAATATGAAAATAACGATGGAAGTTTGAATTTAAACCAACTTTATGTTTGTTATGCAGATGGCTATACTATTGTGGTTAATGAAATTAATAAATATTGTAAACCTATTAATAACTTGGTTCATAATATGAGACAAGAGTTAAGCCATGATGTTACAGCGAATGCTTACTTAACACCTGTAAATCAAAAAGCATTGGCACCTCATTATGATACCCATGATGTTTTTGTATTACAAATTTCTGGTAAGAAGCATTGGAATTTTTATGATGATGCCAATTATAAAACACCTTTATTAAATAGTTTTCAACCTATATTTCAAGAAGGTCAATTATCAGGTAAAAAAGAAGTTACTATAGAAGCTGGAGACTTAATGTATATTCCAAGGGGTTTACCTCATGAGGCTTATACTACAGATGAATCTTCACTACATTTAACAATAGGCATTTATCCAACACAACATGTAGATTTATTGTCTAAAGCGGTTCAATCTTTGGCGCAAAATGATATAGATTTAAGAAAAGCACTACCAGTAGGTTTTTTAAATTTTACTGAAGTTGAAAAAAGGAAATTTATAAAAGAGATATCTTCTAAATTTAGTGATACATTAGAAAAGATATTAGTTGAGGGTAATTTAGAGAATACATTATTTACTGTAAGTGATGAATTTAGAAATAAAGTACAACCCAAGTCAGACGGTCATTTTGCTCAAATAGATAAAATTGATTCTCTAACATTAGAATCTAAACTTATTAAAAGAGATAATATGCCTACTAAGGTAGTTGATAACGGTCAATATAGCAGAATTTTGTTTCCTGGAAATGTTATTAAAGGACCTGCACAAATTTCATCTGTTTTCCAATTCATTGCTGAGTCGGATACTTTTGAGGTTCGAGATATTCCTAAAGTAAATGATGCTAACAAATTAAAATTAGCGAAAAGACTTATAAGAGGAGGATTATTAAAAACAGTATAA
- a CDS encoding phage tail protein — MGNYYPPVGFHFKVDFKSISTNDKDISFQSVSGLTVDLETEEIAEGGENRFKHKIPVRSKFPNLVLKRGMLVGSEVIKWCKKALENFEIKPIDINVMLLDEKHEALQTWNIVKAYPIKWSVGDFNAEENKLVIETIELTYQYFKIV; from the coding sequence ATGGGAAATTATTATCCACCTGTAGGTTTTCATTTTAAGGTAGATTTTAAAAGCATTTCTACTAATGATAAAGATATTTCTTTTCAATCGGTTTCAGGTCTCACTGTAGACCTTGAAACTGAAGAAATTGCTGAAGGTGGAGAAAATAGATTCAAGCATAAAATTCCTGTACGTTCAAAGTTTCCAAACCTAGTTTTAAAACGAGGAATGTTAGTGGGTTCCGAAGTAATAAAATGGTGTAAAAAAGCTTTAGAAAATTTTGAAATTAAGCCGATTGATATCAATGTAATGTTACTTGATGAGAAACATGAAGCATTGCAAACTTGGAACATTGTTAAAGCGTATCCAATAAAATGGAGTGTAGGAGACTTTAATGCCGAAGAGAACAAACTTGTTATAGAAACTATCGAATTAACCTATCAGTACTTTAAAATCGTATAA
- a CDS encoding phage tail sheath family protein, whose amino-acid sequence MSAYKTPGVYVEEIVKFPPSVAQVETAIPAFIGYTEKATKKIKGDLKGVPTRITSMLEFETFFGYAKPETGIEATIEDGLVSAVVPDASSRSPFLMYYSLQLYFANGGGPCYITSVGRYGDSSLLDSLDSPITAITSDADFRTGLTEVRKVDEVTLLVFPDATALTDETTFYELYKSALDQCRELQDRFAIIDTRTYDPAASGGTFPNVDMLRGKIGSEKDTLKYGAAYFPFLKTILDYKYDESTTNVTISTSSPRNLQNEAQSASDNIDTTDLATFLTDIQGLAATVAGITGPDEDPDSVAEIPNIVTKINSIKTFLTNLKSDLEGVIDLARTDGTAVSEANALDTWVTNEIESLQLDLNKAIDRLNDDDTKTKVLNEISDSTASDPSLQRSLGTHTSSTDSIVDKIATLIASGELKDLIDNLPTASSSASVVTLADLKSSNDAQYNLVKAEIANLPLELPPSSAMAGIYARVDEDRGVWKAPANVSLNYVIEPSLNISHEDQRQLNVDENGGKSVNAIRTFVGKGNLVWGARTLAGNDNEWRYISVRRFFNMAEESIKKATEQFVFEPNDKNTWIRVKAMIDNFLTTQWRAGALAGPTPDKAFYVSVGLGETMTAQDILEGNMIIEIGMAVVRPAEFIILKFSHKMQEA is encoded by the coding sequence ATGTCAGCTTACAAAACACCAGGAGTTTACGTTGAAGAAATCGTAAAATTTCCACCATCGGTGGCACAAGTAGAAACAGCAATACCTGCATTTATTGGGTATACAGAAAAAGCAACAAAGAAAATTAAAGGAGACTTAAAAGGTGTTCCAACTCGAATCACTTCAATGTTAGAGTTTGAAACTTTCTTCGGATATGCTAAACCAGAAACAGGAATTGAAGCAACTATAGAAGATGGATTAGTTTCTGCTGTTGTGCCAGATGCCTCTAGTAGATCTCCGTTCTTAATGTACTATAGTTTACAATTGTATTTTGCAAACGGAGGAGGACCTTGTTATATCACTTCTGTTGGAAGATACGGAGATTCAAGTTTATTAGATTCATTAGATTCACCAATTACAGCAATCACTTCAGATGCTGATTTCAGAACAGGTTTGACTGAGGTTAGAAAAGTTGATGAGGTAACGTTACTTGTTTTTCCTGATGCAACAGCCTTAACAGATGAAACTACTTTTTATGAATTATATAAATCAGCCTTAGATCAGTGCAGAGAATTACAAGATCGTTTTGCGATTATCGATACAAGAACTTATGATCCTGCAGCGTCTGGAGGAACATTTCCTAATGTAGATATGTTAAGAGGTAAAATAGGATCAGAGAAGGATACATTGAAATATGGAGCAGCTTATTTTCCATTCTTGAAAACAATACTTGATTATAAATATGATGAAAGTACTACGAACGTTACAATTAGTACCTCTTCTCCAAGAAATTTACAAAATGAGGCCCAATCGGCTTCTGATAATATCGACACCACTGATTTAGCAACTTTTTTAACAGATATTCAAGGCTTAGCGGCTACAGTTGCGGGAATTACGGGACCAGACGAAGACCCAGATTCAGTTGCTGAAATTCCGAATATAGTGACTAAAATTAATAGCATTAAAACATTCCTAACGAATTTAAAATCTGATTTAGAAGGAGTAATTGATTTAGCACGAACTGATGGAACTGCAGTTTCTGAGGCAAATGCTCTTGATACTTGGGTTACAAATGAAATTGAATCTTTACAGTTAGATTTAAACAAAGCTATTGATCGTTTAAATGATGATGATACTAAAACAAAAGTTTTAAATGAAATTTCTGATTCAACAGCGAGTGATCCTTCATTACAACGATCTCTAGGAACTCATACTTCATCAACAGATTCTATAGTTGATAAAATTGCAACTTTAATAGCTTCTGGTGAATTAAAAGATTTAATCGATAATCTTCCAACAGCAAGTAGCAGTGCTTCGGTAGTTACTCTTGCAGATTTAAAGTCAAGTAATGATGCTCAATATAATTTAGTAAAAGCAGAGATTGCAAACTTACCATTAGAATTACCACCAAGTAGTGCTATGGCTGGAATTTATGCACGCGTTGATGAAGATCGTGGAGTATGGAAAGCTCCTGCGAACGTAAGCCTAAATTACGTTATTGAACCAAGTTTAAACATTTCTCATGAAGATCAACGACAACTTAATGTTGATGAAAATGGCGGAAAATCAGTAAATGCAATCAGAACATTTGTTGGAAAAGGAAATTTAGTTTGGGGAGCAAGAACATTAGCTGGAAATGATAACGAGTGGAGATATATTTCTGTAAGACGTTTCTTTAATATGGCTGAAGAGTCAATTAAAAAAGCAACTGAACAGTTTGTTTTTGAGCCAAATGACAAAAATACGTGGATTCGTGTAAAAGCCATGATTGACAACTTCTTAACTACTCAATGGAGAGCTGGAGCATTAGCAGGGCCAACACCAGATAAAGCATTTTATGTAAGTGTAGGTTTAGGTGAAACAATGACAGCACAAGATATCCTTGAAGGTAATATGATTATTGAAATAGGAATGGCTGTGGTACGTCCAGCAGAATTTATCATTCTTAAGTTCTCACATAAAATGCAAGAAGCATAA
- a CDS encoding class IIb bacteriocin, lactobin A/cerein 7B family, which produces MKRTLEQQEKGKELHQMLVQKAWESATFKEKLINNPYKTISEITGANISNDVKLVVEDQTDSNIFYINIPRKFDVDEIELTDEQLETISGGGDLITGATIAAGVAVATLLGAAFSFGYGVGKDIATK; this is translated from the coding sequence ATGAAAAGAACATTAGAACAACAAGAAAAAGGAAAAGAATTACACCAAATGTTAGTGCAAAAAGCATGGGAGAGTGCAACCTTTAAAGAAAAGTTAATTAACAACCCTTATAAAACTATTTCTGAAATTACAGGCGCAAATATTTCTAATGATGTTAAGTTAGTCGTGGAAGATCAAACAGATTCTAATATTTTTTATATTAATATTCCAAGAAAGTTTGATGTTGATGAAATTGAATTGACAGACGAGCAATTAGAAACTATATCGGGTGGAGGCGATTTAATTACTGGAGCTACAATTGCAGCTGGTGTTGCAGTAGCTACTTTGCTCGGAGCTGCATTTTCTTTTGGATATGGTGTAGGTAAAGATATAGCTACAAAATAG
- a CDS encoding NHLP leader peptide family RiPP precursor, which produces MESRNEGQLFQQVITEAWENANFKTELVANPVAAIEELTGVRINLPEGKTLIVRDQTDQSVIYINIPAKPNIDDLELNEEQLEVIAGGGIIFPIINLDFLNWVPGEDGGGHK; this is translated from the coding sequence ATGGAATCGAGAAATGAAGGTCAGCTATTTCAACAAGTTATAACGGAAGCATGGGAAAATGCTAATTTTAAAACGGAATTAGTAGCAAATCCAGTTGCGGCAATTGAAGAATTAACTGGAGTGCGTATTAATTTGCCTGAAGGGAAGACCTTAATTGTAAGAGATCAAACGGATCAATCTGTGATCTATATAAATATTCCTGCTAAACCTAATATCGATGATTTGGAATTGAATGAGGAACAATTAGAGGTAATTGCTGGTGGAGGCATTATTTTTCCAATCATAAATCTTGATTTTTTAAACTGGGTACCAGGTGAAGATGGTGGAGGTCATAAATAA
- a CDS encoding adenylate/guanylate cyclase domain-containing protein, with translation MNAQLVVYRNITLGKYLRMVLPFFVLMINSIYGQNETIINKSKADSLYEEGNKKLGKGVFKEALKDYVESLEIYNRENNNTRTGDCHSKIAVVYYYQGKYNEAFLNFDQSIQYYRLSNFKKGLSSSFNNQGAIYYYLGNYPKALDKYRNALTIQEELDNKSQIAATTKNIGGIYLELQDFKSAKSHFLLSKKIYQSINEEKPLIQVLDGLGEMCLRESKFNEALENFESALDLIKKFKDQRLEVEVLFNLGKLYYLKKDYSTALSYYNESLIKATKQNNTLYESNATIAIGVLQQKKGEIFSAIKKCKKGLQLATKLKVISTQEEACECLYNAYKSANKNSYALKYLEKMHLLKDSLNLKQTSDKILKMKFEKEMLLDSIANVEKERKLQMQHKEEVAKKEKQRNMLLVSGAFIILIAVALWSRLNFTKKAKARLQVEKDRSEHLLHNILPEEVADELKENGFVKAQDFEKAAILFTDFKSFTQTASLLTPQELVQEINECFKAFDQIMEKYALEKIKTIGDAYMAAGGLPKPDANAVKKMIYAALEMQDFIRLRKIENETKNKPAFDMRVGIHVGPIVAGIVGVKKFQYDIWGDTVNTASRMESNGVIEKVNISSATYNLVKDEKDLVFEYRGAIEAKGKGALEMYFVSLKNNISSKK, from the coding sequence GTGAATGCTCAATTAGTAGTTTATAGAAACATTACTTTGGGGAAGTATCTTAGAATGGTGCTTCCTTTTTTTGTTTTGATGATAAATTCAATTTATGGTCAGAATGAAACTATTATAAATAAGAGCAAGGCAGATAGTTTATACGAAGAGGGAAATAAAAAATTAGGAAAAGGAGTTTTTAAAGAAGCATTGAAAGATTATGTTGAGAGTTTAGAAATATATAATAGAGAAAATAACAATACTCGTACAGGAGATTGTCATAGTAAAATTGCAGTAGTCTATTACTATCAAGGAAAATATAATGAAGCTTTTTTAAATTTTGATCAAAGCATTCAATATTATCGACTATCTAATTTTAAAAAAGGATTGTCTTCATCTTTCAATAATCAAGGAGCTATTTACTATTATTTAGGTAACTATCCTAAAGCTCTAGATAAATATAGAAATGCTTTAACCATTCAGGAAGAGTTAGATAATAAATCTCAAATAGCAGCTACTACGAAAAATATTGGAGGTATTTATTTAGAGCTACAAGATTTTAAAAGTGCAAAGTCACATTTCTTATTATCAAAAAAAATATACCAATCAATAAATGAAGAAAAACCTTTAATACAAGTATTAGATGGTTTAGGAGAGATGTGTTTAAGAGAATCTAAATTTAATGAAGCTCTTGAAAATTTTGAAAGCGCACTTGATTTAATTAAAAAGTTTAAAGATCAGAGACTAGAAGTTGAAGTTTTATTCAACTTAGGGAAATTATACTATTTAAAAAAAGATTATAGTACTGCATTATCATATTATAATGAATCTTTAATAAAAGCTACAAAGCAAAATAATACGTTATACGAAAGCAATGCTACTATAGCAATTGGGGTTTTACAGCAAAAAAAAGGAGAAATATTTTCTGCGATAAAAAAATGTAAAAAAGGACTTCAGCTTGCAACGAAATTGAAGGTAATATCTACTCAAGAAGAAGCTTGTGAATGTTTATATAATGCGTACAAATCAGCTAACAAAAATTCATATGCATTAAAATATCTAGAAAAAATGCATTTGCTAAAAGATAGTTTGAATTTGAAACAAACTTCAGATAAAATATTAAAAATGAAGTTTGAAAAAGAAATGTTACTAGATAGTATTGCCAATGTTGAAAAAGAAAGAAAACTCCAAATGCAGCACAAAGAAGAGGTTGCTAAAAAGGAAAAGCAAAGAAACATGTTATTGGTATCGGGGGCATTTATTATTTTAATTGCAGTTGCCCTGTGGAGTAGGCTTAATTTTACTAAAAAAGCAAAAGCAAGGTTACAAGTAGAAAAAGATCGATCAGAACATTTACTTCATAATATTTTACCTGAAGAAGTTGCAGATGAACTCAAAGAAAATGGGTTTGTTAAAGCTCAAGATTTTGAAAAAGCAGCCATATTATTTACCGATTTTAAATCTTTTACTCAAACTGCTTCATTGTTAACACCGCAAGAATTGGTGCAAGAGATTAATGAGTGTTTCAAAGCATTTGACCAAATCATGGAAAAATATGCATTGGAAAAAATAAAAACTATTGGAGATGCTTATATGGCAGCTGGTGGTTTGCCAAAACCAGATGCAAATGCTGTAAAGAAAATGATTTATGCTGCACTTGAAATGCAAGATTTTATCAGATTAAGAAAGATAGAAAATGAAACGAAAAACAAACCAGCTTTTGACATGAGAGTTGGTATTCATGTGGGACCTATAGTAGCAGGAATTGTTGGAGTAAAAAAGTTCCAATATGACATTTGGGGAGATACGGTAAATACAGCTAGTAGAATGGAAAGCAATGGAGTTATTGAAAAAGTGAACATTAGTAGTGCTACATACAACCTTGTCAAAGATGAAAAAGATTTGGTTTTTGAATACCGAGGAGCAATTGAAGCTAAAGGGAAAGGAGCCTTAGAAATGTATTTCGTTTCGTTAAAAAATAATATTTCTTCAAAAAAATGA
- a CDS encoding GAF domain-containing protein, whose product MKKHEKTLLEVSSILDKISTILDAERSTLFLLNEQKETLDSMVAQGVENIVISVPKNTGLVWDSFNKADAVIENNVQTNSHFNNSFDNQLKFVTKSVLCVPVFDDKEQVIGVLQCLNKKNGTFSNKDVRILNSFAAAINLIVKNSELYYASEHLKNNFSSLLEVFKVVSSELNLNKLIPLIMNKAAEITNADRSSLFLVDEETNELWTIFAKGLENNVVRTKKGIVANVARNKKPLIVNDPYSHPDFNSAVDKRTGYVTKSILSVPVFNSENEVLGVVQSINKHKGGFNQEDLDILTGFASQIKIAIENAKLFDQIQGMKNYLNILVQNLDNGIITIDNSLKVKTANDQFYKIFELNEGSEFIDNKINDIYFLRMEFEELCLETLQSGKKLYHENVELKLSEEKLLTLNISVLPMKDVKDNNVGVIIVFNDVTKEKRIQSNLSRYIPQHLVNEVMNRDNLSLLKGKYSKCSILFSDIRNFTTLTEKFGAIEIVKLLNNYFEAMISLVYKYDGILDKFIGDAIMSVFGIPYANISDSKNAVYCALEMLESLRGLNERNELSPNINIGLGISTGNVVSGNIGSEKRFEYTVIGDSVNLAARLESATKIYDIDLLICEETYNEIKDEFYCRQIDTICVKGKQFPVNIFTVIKSKREKLTEKEVSFNTAFSKGLVCYKKQDYQNAATHFLTAKKINQEDGPTSVFIEKCNSILLESRKFKV is encoded by the coding sequence ATGAAGAAACATGAAAAAACATTATTAGAGGTAAGTTCAATTTTAGATAAAATCTCAACCATACTTGATGCAGAAAGAAGCACTTTGTTTTTGTTAAACGAACAAAAAGAAACACTCGATAGTATGGTAGCACAAGGAGTAGAGAATATTGTGATTTCTGTTCCTAAGAATACTGGTCTTGTATGGGATTCCTTTAATAAAGCAGATGCAGTTATTGAAAATAATGTACAGACTAATTCACATTTCAATAATAGTTTTGATAATCAATTAAAATTTGTAACGAAGTCGGTATTATGTGTCCCTGTTTTTGATGATAAAGAACAAGTTATTGGTGTTTTACAATGTTTGAACAAGAAGAATGGGACTTTTTCGAATAAAGATGTTAGAATCCTGAACAGTTTTGCGGCGGCTATAAACTTAATTGTTAAAAATAGCGAACTCTACTATGCTAGTGAGCATTTGAAAAATAATTTTTCATCACTGTTAGAAGTTTTTAAAGTAGTTTCTTCTGAGTTAAATTTGAATAAATTAATTCCGCTTATTATGAATAAAGCGGCAGAAATTACCAATGCGGATAGAAGTTCTTTGTTTTTGGTAGATGAAGAAACAAATGAGCTTTGGACAATTTTCGCAAAAGGTCTTGAGAATAATGTTGTTCGAACTAAAAAGGGAATTGTAGCAAATGTTGCTAGGAATAAAAAACCACTTATAGTTAATGATCCTTATAGTCATCCTGATTTTAATTCGGCAGTTGATAAAAGAACGGGCTATGTAACCAAATCTATTTTAAGTGTTCCCGTTTTTAATTCTGAAAATGAAGTTTTAGGAGTTGTTCAATCTATCAATAAACATAAAGGAGGGTTTAATCAGGAAGATTTAGATATTTTAACCGGTTTTGCTAGTCAAATTAAAATTGCAATTGAAAATGCAAAGCTTTTCGATCAAATCCAAGGAATGAAGAACTATCTGAATATTTTGGTGCAAAATCTGGATAATGGAATTATTACGATCGATAATTCTTTGAAAGTAAAAACGGCAAATGATCAATTCTATAAAATCTTTGAATTGAATGAAGGTTCTGAATTTATAGACAATAAAATCAATGATATTTATTTCTTGAGAATGGAATTTGAAGAGTTATGTTTAGAAACATTGCAATCTGGGAAGAAACTATATCATGAGAATGTAGAACTTAAACTTTCAGAAGAAAAGTTATTGACCCTGAACATCAGTGTGCTTCCGATGAAAGATGTGAAAGATAATAATGTGGGTGTCATTATTGTATTTAACGATGTTACGAAAGAGAAAAGAATTCAATCAAACTTAAGTAGATATATTCCTCAGCATTTAGTAAATGAGGTTATGAATAGAGATAATTTGTCTTTATTAAAAGGGAAATATTCAAAGTGTAGTATTCTGTTTTCAGATATAAGAAACTTCACCACATTAACCGAAAAATTTGGGGCGATAGAAATAGTAAAATTATTGAACAACTATTTCGAAGCCATGATTTCTTTAGTGTACAAATATGATGGGATCTTAGATAAGTTTATAGGAGACGCAATCATGTCGGTTTTTGGTATTCCTTATGCAAATATTTCGGATAGTAAGAATGCCGTTTATTGTGCTCTTGAAATGTTAGAAAGCTTGAGAGGCTTAAATGAAAGAAACGAACTTTCTCCAAATATCAATATCGGATTAGGAATAAGTACAGGAAATGTTGTTTCAGGAAATATTGGTTCAGAAAAAAGATTTGAATATACGGTTATCGGCGATTCCGTGAATTTAGCCGCACGTTTAGAAAGTGCCACAAAAATTTATGATATCGATTTATTGATTTGTGAAGAAACCTACAATGAAATCAAAGATGAATTCTATTGCCGTCAAATCGATACTATTTGTGTGAAAGGTAAGCAATTTCCAGTAAATATTTTTACAGTAATTAAGAGTAAAAGAGAGAAACTAACTGAAAAAGAAGTAAGTTTTAATACTGCTTTTTCAAAAGGGTTAGTTTGTTATAAAAAGCAAGATTACCAAAATGCTGCGACGCATTTTTTAACGGCAAAAAAAATCAATCAAGAAGATGGACCTACTTCTGTATTCATTGAAAAATGCAATAGTATTTTATTAGAATCGAGAAAGTTCAAAGTTTAA
- a CDS encoding TOMM propeptide domain-containing protein, producing the protein MITQEQINQGQEFLNTLIQKSWDSPEFKNQLITNPKQTIKKVTGLDSDVLADEGKIIVEDQTNRDIIYLNIPRKVDVDEFELTDEQLDTVSGGDVVVGTLIVVGVLAGASLVAAGAGAVVGYYANKK; encoded by the coding sequence ATGATTACACAAGAACAGATAAATCAAGGGCAAGAATTTTTAAACACCCTAATACAGAAATCATGGGATAGTCCAGAATTTAAGAATCAATTAATAACTAATCCAAAACAAACTATTAAGAAAGTTACAGGTTTAGACTCAGACGTATTAGCAGATGAGGGAAAAATTATAGTCGAAGATCAAACTAATCGTGATATAATTTATTTAAATATACCCAGAAAAGTAGATGTAGATGAATTTGAATTAACTGATGAGCAATTAGACACTGTGTCTGGTGGTGATGTAGTTGTAGGCACACTTATTGTTGTAGGTGTATTAGCTGGAGCATCCCTAGTGGCTGCTGGTGCAGGTGCTGTAGTAGGTTACTATGCAAATAAAAAATAA
- a CDS encoding NHLP leader peptide family RiPP precursor gives MEPTEEQIVFDRIIREAWENYEFKQELINSPLDAIEELTGKKLIIPEGKTFVVKDQSDESNIYFNIPAKPSMEDVELNDEQLDIVAGGSGTNSPIIIVNGVSDVTVQGGGS, from the coding sequence ATGGAACCAACAGAAGAACAAATAGTATTTGATCGCATCATTAGAGAGGCTTGGGAAAACTATGAATTTAAACAAGAGTTAATAAATTCTCCTCTTGATGCAATTGAGGAATTGACGGGAAAGAAATTAATTATTCCAGAAGGTAAAACCTTTGTAGTAAAAGATCAATCAGATGAATCTAATATATATTTTAATATTCCTGCTAAACCTAGTATGGAAGATGTTGAGTTAAATGACGAACAACTTGATATTGTAGCAGGTGGAAGTGGTACTAATTCCCCAATTATTATTGTAAATGGAGTTTCAGATGTAACAGTTCAAGGAGGAGGAAGTTAA
- a CDS encoding DUF4255 domain-containing protein: MIYEILQIISEELNDYLDENAVSLANIADADVEGSSSGNFPDIALSLINLQEEFALKNIRNDYVNNSSVTYKNPKVYLNLFILFSVNKSTYTESLKSLTKLIAFFQGKKVFTQANSNYQNVDGIENIKSFKFITELYTPTFEELNFIWGTLGGKQKPSVLYKITLLEIEREVIAKEGSVISEMQRNSLINN; this comes from the coding sequence ATGATCTATGAGATATTACAAATCATTTCAGAAGAGTTAAATGATTATCTAGATGAAAATGCCGTGTCGCTGGCAAATATTGCTGATGCTGACGTAGAAGGGAGTTCTTCAGGAAATTTTCCAGACATAGCATTGTCACTGATAAATCTACAAGAAGAGTTTGCTCTTAAAAACATACGAAATGATTACGTAAATAATAGTTCAGTTACATATAAAAACCCTAAGGTTTATTTAAACCTTTTCATCCTTTTTAGTGTTAATAAGTCTACTTACACGGAGTCTTTAAAAAGTTTGACAAAGCTTATTGCATTCTTCCAAGGAAAGAAAGTTTTTACACAAGCAAATTCAAATTATCAAAATGTTGATGGAATTGAAAACATAAAAAGTTTCAAGTTCATTACAGAACTCTACACTCCAACTTTTGAAGAACTCAACTTCATTTGGGGAACACTTGGTGGAAAACAAAAACCATCTGTATTATATAAAATTACACTGCTCGAAATCGAAAGAGAGGTAATTGCTAAGGAAGGTTCAGTAATCTCAGAGATGCAAAGAAATTCTTTAATCAACAATTAA
- a CDS encoding phage tail protein, with the protein MAQLYPLPKFSFEVTFGDTKFNCTEVSGLTFENKMIEYRGGADSEYHKSKQPGMFEYPNVTIKRGTFIDKSKQFYDQWAKTVYFQEGGEQFRGDLTISMLDENGDAAVTWKCQNAYITKVTPTDLKADGNEIAIETAEFVHEKLTMIS; encoded by the coding sequence ATGGCACAATTATATCCACTTCCAAAGTTTTCGTTTGAGGTAACTTTTGGAGACACGAAGTTTAACTGTACAGAAGTTTCTGGGTTAACTTTTGAAAATAAGATGATTGAGTATCGTGGAGGAGCAGACAGCGAATACCACAAATCAAAACAACCTGGGATGTTTGAATATCCTAATGTAACTATTAAAAGAGGAACTTTTATAGATAAAAGTAAGCAGTTTTATGATCAGTGGGCTAAAACAGTGTACTTCCAGGAAGGAGGTGAGCAGTTTAGAGGAGACTTAACAATTAGTATGCTAGATGAAAATGGTGATGCAGCAGTAACATGGAAATGTCAGAATGCATATATCACTAAGGTTACTCCAACAGATTTAAAGGCAGATGGAAACGAAATTGCAATTGAAACTGCTGAGTTCGTTCATGAAAAATTAACAATGATAAGCTAA